The following are encoded together in the Flavobacterium sp. TR2 genome:
- the nrfD gene encoding NrfD/PsrC family molybdoenzyme membrane anchor subunit: MSSHYEAPIRKPLVIGDKSYHDVTVDVAAPVEGPANKQWWIVFSIALIAFLWGLGCIIYTVSTGIGTWGLNKTVGWAWDITNFVWWVGIGHAGTLISAVLLLFRQRWRMAINRSAEAMTIFSVVQAGLFPIIHMGRPWLAYWVLPIPNQFGSLWVNFNSPLLWDVFAISTYLSVSLVFWWTGLLPDFAMLRDRAITPFNKRVYSILSFGWSGRAKDWQRFEEVSLVLAGLATPLVLSVHTIVSMDFATSVIPGWHTTIFPPYFVAGAVFSGFAMVNTLLIVMRKVSNLEAYITLQHIELMNIIIMITGSIVGVAYITELFVAWYSGVEYEQYAFLNRATGPYWWAYWSMMTCNVFSPQFMWFKKLRTSIMFSFIISIVVNIGMWFERFVIIVTSLHRDYLPSSWTMFSPTFVDIGIFIGTIGFFFVLFLLYSRTFPVIAQAEVKTILKGTGDNYIRERANSKDSHHE, encoded by the coding sequence ATGTCGTCTCACTACGAAGCACCCATTAGAAAACCTTTAGTTATTGGTGATAAATCTTATCACGATGTAACTGTAGATGTAGCAGCACCTGTTGAGGGGCCTGCAAACAAGCAATGGTGGATTGTATTTTCAATCGCATTAATAGCCTTCCTTTGGGGGTTAGGTTGTATAATTTACACCGTATCTACCGGTATCGGAACATGGGGATTAAATAAAACAGTTGGCTGGGCTTGGGATATTACTAACTTCGTTTGGTGGGTTGGTATTGGTCACGCTGGAACATTAATTTCTGCGGTATTATTACTTTTCCGTCAACGTTGGAGAATGGCCATCAACCGTTCTGCTGAAGCTATGACTATTTTCTCTGTAGTTCAAGCAGGTCTTTTCCCAATCATTCACATGGGACGTCCATGGTTAGCATACTGGGTATTACCTATTCCAAACCAATTCGGATCTTTATGGGTAAACTTTAACTCACCTTTACTTTGGGACGTATTCGCGATTTCAACGTATCTTTCAGTATCATTAGTTTTCTGGTGGACTGGTTTATTACCTGACTTTGCAATGCTTCGTGATAGAGCAATTACTCCTTTTAACAAAAGAGTTTATTCTATCTTAAGTTTTGGATGGAGCGGTAGAGCAAAAGATTGGCAACGTTTTGAAGAGGTATCTTTGGTATTAGCTGGTTTAGCTACTCCACTTGTACTTTCTGTACACACAATTGTATCTATGGACTTTGCTACTTCTGTAATTCCTGGATGGCATACAACAATTTTCCCTCCGTACTTCGTTGCTGGAGCGGTTTTCTCTGGATTCGCGATGGTAAACACATTGCTTATCGTTATGAGAAAAGTATCTAACCTTGAAGCATACATCACATTACAGCATATCGAGTTAATGAACATCATTATCATGATTACTGGATCTATTGTAGGTGTGGCTTACATTACTGAGTTATTCGTAGCTTGGTATTCAGGTGTAGAGTATGAGCAATATGCATTCTTAAACAGAGCTACTGGACCTTACTGGTGGGCATATTGGTCAATGATGACTTGTAACGTGTTCTCTCCGCAGTTCATGTGGTTCAAAAAATTAAGAACAAGTATCATGTTCTCATTCATCATTTCGATTGTAGTAAACATCGGTATGTGGTTTGAAAGATTCGTAATTATAGTTACTTCTTTACATAGAGATTACCTTCCATCTTCTTGGACAATGTTCTCACCAACATTCGTTGATATTGGAATTTTCATTGGAACAATTGGTTTCTTCTTCGTATTGTTTTTATTATACTCTAGAACATTCCCTGTAATTGCTCAGGCAGAGGTTAAAACAATTTTGAAAGGAACAGGAGATAATTATATTAGAGAAAGAGCAAACAGTAAAGATTCACATCATGAGTAA
- a CDS encoding DUF3341 domain-containing protein, whose protein sequence is MSNKVIYAIYNDDDVLMNAVKKTRAAHHHIEEVFTPFPVHGLDKAMGLAPTRLAICAFLYGCVGISVATTMMGYIMIHDWPQDIGGKPSFSFIQNMPSFVPIMFEMTVFFAAHLMVITFYMRSRLWPFKEAENPDVRTTDDHFLMEVAVNDNEAELVSFFEGTGAVEVKVIEKN, encoded by the coding sequence ATGAGTAATAAAGTTATATACGCCATTTATAATGACGATGACGTTTTGATGAATGCAGTAAAGAAAACTAGAGCTGCTCATCATCATATTGAAGAGGTTTTTACTCCATTCCCAGTTCACGGATTGGATAAAGCCATGGGATTAGCACCAACAAGATTAGCAATATGTGCTTTTTTATATGGTTGTGTTGGTATCTCTGTTGCAACAACTATGATGGGTTACATCATGATTCATGATTGGCCACAGGATATTGGAGGTAAACCAAGTTTTAGTTTCATCCAAAATATGCCATCTTTTGTGCCAATTATGTTTGAGATGACTGTATTCTTTGCAGCTCACTTAATGGTAATTACTTTCTACATGAGAAGTAGATTATGGCCTTTTAAAGAAGCTGAAAACCCAGATGTAAGAACAACTGATGACCACTTTTTAATGGAGGTTGCTGTAAATGATAACGAAGCTGAATTGGTTTCTTTCTTCGAAGGAACTGGAGCTGTTGAAGTTAAAGTAATAGAAAAGAATTAA
- a CDS encoding c-type cytochrome, translating into MKRIYKITLLVGITILVSSCHNNSAPNYQYFPNMYESVAYEPYSEAKIFKGGKEGQLPVAGTINRGFEPYEYENSTAGYELAKANLKSPLTEEEKNSGKGKELFEIYCISCHGATGNGKGKLVEREKFLGVPSYKDREITEGSIFHVETYGLNAMGSHANQLSAHERWLVADYVLKLRSQL; encoded by the coding sequence ATGAAAAGGATATATAAAATAACACTTTTAGTTGGTATAACTATTTTAGTTTCATCTTGCCACAATAATTCGGCACCGAACTATCAGTATTTCCCAAATATGTATGAGTCTGTTGCTTACGAGCCATATTCAGAAGCAAAAATATTTAAGGGAGGAAAAGAAGGACAGCTTCCTGTAGCAGGAACTATCAATAGAGGTTTTGAACCTTATGAATATGAAAATTCAACTGCTGGTTATGAATTAGCAAAAGCTAATTTGAAATCACCATTGACAGAAGAAGAGAAAAACTCTGGTAAAGGGAAAGAACTTTTCGAAATTTACTGTATCAGCTGCCATGGTGCTACTGGTAACGGTAAAGGTAAATTGGTTGAAAGAGAGAAATTTCTTGGAGTGCCTAGCTATAAAGACAGAGAGATCACTGAAGGAAGTATTTTTCATGTTGAGACTTATGGTTTAAATGCAATGGGTTCACATGCAAATCAATTAAGTGCTCACGAACGTTGGTTAGTTGCTGACTATGTTCTGAAACTAAGAAGCCAATTATAA
- a CDS encoding quinol:cytochrome C oxidoreductase, giving the protein MYTFSSKLKTFSIILMAVGLLGIGYGFLSAPKDIQEVEKILAADEHGSHGAAHEEKAEASHKEAGHHEAAEAAHDSHKGAAHAEVSGANEHEKHLEHVLHQLQNKPWSAVYVACIFFLLLSMGVLAFYAIQQVAQAGWSPVLFRVMQGITAYLPAGSVIFFIILVLCGLHFNHIFVWLGEGVTDPKNANYDAIIAGKSGYLNFPFWIVRAAIFLLGWNLYRHFSRKNCLAQDEANDDLYYKKNFKASAGFLVFFIVSESIMAWDWIMSFDPHWFSTLFAWYVFASFFVSGITTIALVTIYLKSKGYLEYVNTSHIHDLAKFMFGISVFWTYLWFSQFMLIWYANIPEEVTYFVTRIQLYNLPFFGAVVMNFVFPLLILINTDFKRLNWVVVMAGIVILLGHYVDFFNMIMPGTVGDKWFIGVPEIASILFFLGLFIFVVFTALTKSPLLAKRNPFIEESKHFHY; this is encoded by the coding sequence ATGTATACATTTTCAAGTAAATTAAAAACTTTTTCTATCATCTTAATGGCCGTTGGTTTATTAGGAATTGGGTATGGTTTTTTAAGTGCACCAAAAGATATTCAAGAAGTTGAAAAAATACTAGCTGCAGATGAACATGGTTCTCATGGTGCTGCACATGAAGAAAAAGCGGAGGCATCTCACAAAGAAGCAGGTCATCATGAGGCTGCTGAAGCTGCACATGACTCTCATAAAGGAGCTGCGCACGCTGAAGTTTCTGGTGCAAATGAGCACGAAAAACATTTAGAGCACGTATTGCACCAATTGCAGAACAAGCCTTGGTCTGCTGTATATGTAGCTTGTATTTTCTTTTTACTGCTTTCAATGGGGGTTTTAGCTTTTTATGCTATTCAGCAAGTTGCTCAAGCAGGTTGGTCTCCAGTTTTGTTTAGAGTAATGCAAGGTATAACGGCTTATTTGCCAGCTGGTTCTGTTATCTTTTTTATCATCTTAGTTTTATGTGGATTACACTTTAACCATATCTTCGTTTGGCTAGGTGAAGGTGTAACAGATCCTAAAAACGCTAATTATGATGCAATTATTGCTGGAAAATCTGGGTATTTGAACTTTCCTTTCTGGATTGTAAGAGCAGCTATCTTCTTATTAGGATGGAATTTATACCGTCATTTTTCTAGAAAAAACTGTTTGGCACAAGATGAGGCAAATGATGATCTTTACTACAAAAAGAACTTCAAAGCTTCTGCTGGATTCTTAGTATTCTTCATCGTATCTGAGTCTATCATGGCTTGGGATTGGATTATGTCTTTTGATCCGCACTGGTTTAGTACATTATTTGCTTGGTATGTATTTGCTTCTTTCTTTGTAAGCGGTATTACAACTATTGCATTAGTAACGATTTATTTAAAATCAAAAGGATATTTAGAGTATGTAAATACTAGCCATATCCATGATTTAGCTAAGTTTATGTTTGGTATTAGTGTATTTTGGACTTATTTATGGTTCTCTCAATTCATGTTGATTTGGTACGCTAACATTCCAGAGGAGGTAACTTATTTTGTAACAAGAATTCAATTGTATAACCTTCCTTTCTTTGGAGCGGTTGTTATGAACTTTGTTTTCCCATTATTAATATTAATCAATACTGACTTCAAACGTCTTAACTGGGTTGTTGTAATGGCAGGTATTGTAATATTATTAGGTCATTATGTTGATTTCTTTAATATGATTATGCCTGGTACAGTAGGAGACAAATGGTTTATTGGAGTTCCTGAAATTGCATCGATTCTTTTCTTCTTAGGTTTATTTATATTTGTTGTATTTACTGCATTAACTAAATCTCCTTTGCTTGCAAAAAGAAATCCTTTCATCGAAGAAAGTAAACATTTTCATTATTAA
- a CDS encoding cytochrome c oxidase subunit II: MTSLLVIIVLVLLAVALWQLTKIFDLTQVGSSSDDSQVASDNDNNVQGYIMFGFLAFIYIFTIYGLLKWGNLVLHTPASEHGGLVDNLMNITWVLIFTVQVITQGLLYWFSFKNRGNKDRKALFFADSNKLEAIWSIIPSVVLACLILYGLYAWNNIMFVDKDEDVIEIELYAQQFKWTARYAGQDNVLGKANVRLIEGVNTLGVDMSDPNAQDDIVVSELHIPKGKKVHFKMRSQDVLHSAYFPHFRAQMNCVPGMVTEFAFVPTYTTAEYRELPFMVEKVAHINKLRAEKSAELVAKGGTALDPYTFDYLLLCNKICGASHYNMQMKVVVDSPEDYKKWLSEKTTLAQDIKAAAAAEKPAEGAAPTTDTTAKVIDTVKAAVDTVKAAVAKVAMK, from the coding sequence ATGACAAGTTTGTTGGTAATTATAGTTTTAGTTTTATTAGCGGTTGCATTATGGCAATTGACGAAGATATTTGATCTTACTCAGGTAGGATCTTCTTCTGATGATTCTCAGGTTGCATCAGATAATGACAATAACGTTCAGGGATATATTATGTTTGGCTTTTTAGCTTTCATTTATATATTTACGATTTATGGTTTGCTAAAATGGGGTAATTTGGTACTTCATACTCCTGCTTCTGAGCACGGTGGTTTAGTAGATAATTTAATGAATATTACTTGGGTTTTAATCTTTACAGTTCAAGTTATAACGCAAGGTTTGCTTTACTGGTTTTCTTTTAAAAATAGAGGAAATAAAGATAGAAAAGCTTTGTTCTTTGCTGATAGTAATAAACTAGAAGCAATCTGGAGTATCATCCCGTCTGTTGTTTTAGCTTGTTTGATTCTTTATGGATTATATGCTTGGAATAACATTATGTTCGTTGATAAAGATGAAGATGTAATCGAAATCGAATTATATGCTCAGCAATTTAAATGGACAGCTAGATATGCTGGACAAGATAATGTTTTAGGTAAAGCTAACGTACGTTTAATTGAAGGTGTTAATACATTAGGGGTTGATATGTCAGATCCTAATGCTCAAGATGATATTGTAGTTTCAGAATTACACATCCCTAAAGGTAAAAAAGTTCATTTCAAAATGCGTTCTCAGGATGTGTTGCACTCGGCTTACTTCCCTCACTTTAGAGCACAAATGAACTGTGTTCCAGGTATGGTTACTGAATTTGCATTCGTTCCAACTTATACTACTGCAGAATATAGAGAATTGCCATTTATGGTTGAAAAAGTAGCACACATCAACAAACTTAGAGCTGAAAAAAGCGCTGAATTAGTTGCAAAAGGAGGAACAGCTTTAGATCCTTACACATTTGATTATTTATTATTATGTAATAAAATTTGTGGAGCTTCTCACTACAATATGCAAATGAAAGTTGTAGTTGATTCTCCAGAGGATTATAAAAAATGGTTAAGCGAGAAGACTACTTTAGCTCAGGATATTAAAGCAGCGGCTGCTGCTGAAAAACCAGCTGAAGGAGCTGCACCAACTACAGACACTACTGCAAAAGTTATTGACACTGTTAAAGCGGCTGTTGATACTGTAAAAGCAGCTGTAGCTAAAGTTGCGATGAAATAA
- a CDS encoding cbb3-type cytochrome c oxidase subunit I: MSAEAHGHDHGHDHEHEHHHKDTFITKYIFSIDHKMIAKQYLITGIVMGVIGIAMSLLFRMQLAWPEESFKIFNVLLGDKFAPDGVMANDIYLALVTIHGTIMVFFVLTAGLSGTFSNLLIPLQIGARDMASGFMNMISYWLFFLSAVVMLCSLFVEAGPASAGWTIYPPLSALPQAIPGSGTGMTLWLVSMAIFIASSLMGSLNYIVTVLNLRTKGMSMTRLPLTIWTFFVTAIIGVISFPVLLSAALLLIFDRSFGTSFFLSDIYIAGEVLHYQGGSPVLFEHLFWFLGHPEVYIVILPAMGLVSEIMATNARKPIFGYRAMIMSVLAIAFLSTIVWGHHMFISGMNPFLGSVFTFTTLLIAIPSAVKAFNWITTLWKGNLQFNPAMLFSIGMVSTFITGGLTGIILGDSTLDINVHDTYFVIAHFHLVMGISALYGMFAGIYHWFPKMYGRMLNKNLGYIHFWVTAVCAYGVFFPMHFIGLAGLPRRYYTNTNFPLFDDLQNVNVLITTFALVGGAFQLVFLYNFFSSIFYGKKAVQNPWKSTTLEWTTPVEHIHGNWPGEIPHVYRWPYDYSNPNYDVDFVPQNVPMKEGEEVLHH; this comes from the coding sequence ATGTCAGCAGAAGCGCACGGTCACGATCACGGACACGATCACGAGCACGAACATCATCATAAAGACACGTTCATTACTAAATATATTTTTAGTATTGATCACAAAATGATTGCTAAACAATACTTGATTACTGGTATTGTTATGGGAGTAATTGGGATTGCAATGTCCTTGCTTTTCAGAATGCAATTAGCGTGGCCAGAGGAGTCTTTCAAAATATTTAATGTTTTATTAGGAGATAAATTTGCACCTGATGGTGTAATGGCAAATGATATTTATCTGGCTTTAGTTACAATTCACGGTACCATCATGGTATTCTTTGTACTGACGGCAGGTTTGAGTGGAACATTCAGTAACTTATTGATTCCGCTTCAAATTGGAGCAAGAGATATGGCTTCTGGATTTATGAATATGATTTCATACTGGTTGTTTTTCTTATCAGCAGTTGTAATGTTATGTTCTTTATTTGTTGAAGCTGGACCAGCTTCTGCAGGATGGACAATTTACCCTCCATTAAGTGCATTGCCACAAGCAATTCCTGGATCTGGAACAGGTATGACATTATGGTTAGTATCTATGGCTATTTTCATCGCGTCTTCATTGATGGGATCTTTAAATTACATTGTTACTGTACTTAACTTAAGAACTAAAGGGATGTCTATGACTAGACTTCCGCTAACAATCTGGACATTTTTCGTAACAGCAATTATTGGTGTTATTTCATTTCCAGTTTTATTATCTGCAGCTTTATTATTGATCTTCGATAGAAGTTTTGGTACTTCATTCTTCTTATCTGATATTTATATTGCGGGAGAAGTTTTACACTACCAAGGTGGTTCTCCTGTATTGTTCGAGCACTTATTCTGGTTCTTAGGTCACCCTGAGGTTTACATCGTAATCTTACCAGCGATGGGTCTTGTTTCAGAAATTATGGCTACAAATGCTCGTAAACCAATTTTCGGTTATAGAGCGATGATTATGTCAGTTCTTGCAATTGCATTCTTATCAACTATCGTTTGGGGTCACCATATGTTTATTTCTGGTATGAATCCTTTCTTAGGATCTGTATTTACTTTCACAACTTTATTGATTGCAATTCCATCTGCTGTAAAAGCATTTAACTGGATTACAACTTTATGGAAAGGTAATTTACAATTCAACCCAGCGATGTTATTTTCTATCGGAATGGTTTCTACTTTCATCACTGGAGGTTTAACAGGAATCATTTTAGGAGATAGTACATTAGATATTAACGTTCACGATACTTACTTCGTAATTGCTCACTTTCACTTAGTAATGGGTATCTCTGCACTTTACGGAATGTTTGCTGGTATTTACCACTGGTTCCCTAAAATGTACGGAAGAATGTTAAACAAAAACTTAGGTTATATCCACTTCTGGGTAACTGCAGTTTGTGCTTACGGAGTTTTCTTCCCAATGCACTTTATTGGATTAGCTGGTTTGCCAAGACGTTACTATACTAATACAAACTTCCCATTATTTGATGATTTACAAAATGTGAATGTTTTAATTACAACATTTGCTCTTGTAGGAGGTGCGTTCCAATTAGTATTCTTATACAACTTCTTTAGCAGTATTTTCTACGGTAAGAAAGCAGTTCAAAACCCATGGAAATCTACAACTTTAGAGTGGACTACACCAGTTGAGCATATTCACGGAAACTGGCCAGGAGAAATTCCTCACGTATATCGTTGGCCGTATGACTACAGTAACCCTAATTACGATGTAGATTTTGTTCCTCAAAATGTACCAATGAAAGAAGGTGAAGAAGTTTTACACCACTAG
- the ruvB gene encoding Holliday junction branch migration DNA helicase RuvB gives MNENLDPTTKGYNSEELDLEKRLRPLSFDDFAGQDQVLENLKVFVAAANQRGEALDHALFHGPPGLGKTTLANILANELQVGIKITSGPVLDKPGDLAGLLTNLDERDVLFIDEIHRLSPVVEEYLYSAMEDFKIDIMIESGPNARTVQINLNPFTLIGATTRSGLLTAPMRARFGISSRLQYYTTELLTTIVERSASILKMPIDLEAAIEIAGRSRGTPRIANALLRRVRDFAQIKGNGRIDIEISRYALKALNVDAHGLDEMDNKILLTIINKFKGGPVGLSTLATAVSESSETIEEVYEPFLIQEGFIMRTPRGREVTDKAYKHLGKVNTNTQGELF, from the coding sequence ATGAATGAAAATCTAGATCCTACTACCAAAGGATATAACTCAGAAGAGTTAGATCTTGAGAAAAGATTGCGTCCGCTGTCATTTGATGATTTCGCAGGACAAGATCAAGTTTTGGAAAATTTGAAAGTCTTTGTTGCTGCCGCAAATCAACGTGGAGAAGCGCTTGATCATGCTCTTTTTCATGGGCCTCCAGGTCTAGGAAAAACTACTTTGGCAAATATCTTAGCCAATGAGTTGCAGGTCGGCATTAAGATTACTTCTGGACCTGTTTTGGATAAGCCAGGTGATTTGGCTGGTTTGCTGACTAACTTAGACGAAAGAGACGTTTTGTTTATAGATGAAATTCACCGATTAAGTCCTGTTGTTGAAGAGTATTTGTACTCAGCAATGGAGGATTTCAAGATTGATATTATGATTGAATCGGGACCAAATGCAAGAACGGTTCAAATTAATTTAAATCCTTTTACTTTAATTGGGGCGACAACTCGATCAGGATTGCTGACTGCTCCTATGCGTGCCCGTTTCGGTATATCTTCTCGATTACAATATTACACCACTGAACTTTTAACGACTATTGTTGAAAGAAGTGCTTCTATATTAAAAATGCCTATCGATTTAGAAGCGGCGATAGAAATTGCTGGAAGAAGCCGTGGTACTCCTCGTATCGCAAATGCTTTATTGAGACGAGTTCGTGATTTTGCCCAAATTAAAGGTAACGGAAGAATTGATATTGAAATTTCAAGATATGCCTTAAAAGCTCTAAATGTTGATGCTCATGGTTTGGATGAAATGGATAATAAAATATTGTTAACCATCATCAATAAATTCAAAGGAGGCCCAGTCGGTCTTTCAACTTTGGCAACTGCAGTTAGTGAAAGCAGTGAAACCATCGAAGAAGTATATGAACCTTTTTTAATTCAAGAAGGGTTTATTATGAGGACACCTCGAGGTAGAGAAGTTACGGATAAAGCTTATAAACATCTTGGAAAAGTAAATACAAATACTCAAGGTGAATTGTTTTAA
- a CDS encoding cytochrome P450, producing the protein MSISKKYNYPPKLSILRFFIDAEGVRRNPIPYHEKYFERFGDSFSIRIGKSRHIILSRDNEVAQYILQKNQKNYYKSKFQSVYLSKYLGKGLLTVDGEFWLKQRRLIQPAFHKQKMNQLVENMRLTVISELDVLVKDKTIALFPVMSEVAFNVVAKSLFQFSIAEEKLDRIKYIIEAVQNFLIKEIRLPHKGWWFSVSGQVKKHLLLAEENNAIIRSIIEERVASKNEVNDLLNMLLETRYEDTGEGMSVEQLIDEIKILFIAGHETTANALTFTLQLLGSHLDIQQKVFEEILKVESESADAVEQLQKMTYINAVLNESMRLYPPAWITDRQNVEDDVLGKFSIKKGTLIGVSFYELHRNPKYWNNPDKFDPDRFLGEQKKHSMQYFYPFGAGPRMCIGAGFAMYEMCLAISYIIKKYKVVSVGNTVNFNPLITLKPIGIEVVFSDR; encoded by the coding sequence ATGTCTATAAGTAAAAAATATAATTATCCGCCTAAGTTATCTATTTTAAGGTTTTTTATTGATGCAGAAGGAGTTCGTAGAAACCCGATACCTTATCATGAAAAATATTTTGAACGTTTTGGAGATTCATTTTCTATAAGAATTGGAAAATCAAGACACATTATTTTGTCGAGGGATAATGAAGTGGCGCAATATATACTACAGAAAAATCAGAAGAATTATTATAAGTCCAAATTCCAGTCTGTTTACCTTTCTAAATATTTAGGCAAAGGTCTTTTAACTGTTGATGGAGAATTTTGGTTAAAACAACGAAGACTTATTCAGCCTGCTTTTCATAAGCAAAAAATGAATCAGCTGGTTGAAAATATGAGGCTTACAGTTATTTCAGAGTTGGATGTACTAGTAAAAGATAAAACAATTGCTCTTTTTCCTGTAATGAGTGAAGTTGCTTTTAATGTTGTTGCAAAATCATTATTTCAGTTTTCTATTGCAGAAGAAAAATTAGATCGGATTAAATATATTATTGAGGCAGTTCAGAATTTTCTAATTAAGGAAATTAGATTGCCGCACAAAGGATGGTGGTTCTCTGTTAGCGGACAGGTAAAAAAACACCTTTTATTGGCAGAAGAAAATAACGCAATCATTCGAAGTATTATTGAAGAACGAGTTGCCTCAAAAAATGAAGTGAATGATTTGCTTAATATGCTTTTGGAAACTCGTTATGAAGATACTGGGGAAGGAATGTCTGTTGAGCAGTTAATAGATGAAATTAAAATTCTTTTTATTGCTGGACATGAAACAACGGCTAATGCTCTGACTTTTACATTGCAACTGCTTGGAAGTCATTTGGACATTCAACAAAAAGTATTTGAAGAAATTCTTAAGGTTGAATCGGAAAGTGCTGATGCAGTAGAACAATTGCAAAAAATGACTTATATAAATGCGGTTTTGAATGAGTCTATGCGTTTGTATCCTCCTGCTTGGATTACTGATCGACAAAACGTCGAAGATGATGTTTTAGGAAAATTTAGCATAAAGAAAGGTACTCTTATAGGCGTTTCTTTTTATGAATTGCATCGAAATCCTAAATATTGGAATAATCCTGACAAATTCGATCCAGACCGTTTTTTAGGAGAACAGAAAAAACATTCTATGCAATATTTTTATCCCTTTGGGGCTGGACCAAGAATGTGCATAGGAGCCGGTTTTGCTATGTATGAAATGTGCTTGGCTATTTCTTACATTATTAAAAAATATAAAGTTGTTTCAGTAGGAAATACTGTCAATTTTAATCCGTTGATAACCTTAAAACCTATTGGTATTGAAGTTGTTTTTTCTGATAGATAA
- the queG gene encoding tRNA epoxyqueuosine(34) reductase QueG gives MINSKEKYSKFIKEEAKRLGFLSCGISKAGFLEQEAPRLENWLKNNRNGQMAYMENHFDKRLDPTLLVDDGKSVVSLLLNYYPDSFQNNESFKISKYAYGQDYHFVIKDKLKELLHSIQENIGDVSGRAFVDSAPVLDKAWAAKSGLGWIGKNSNLLTQKVGSFYFIAELIIDLELEYDHAVTDHCGSCTACIDACPTQAIVAPYIVDGSKCISYYTIELKENLPEEMKGKFDEWMFGCDTCQDVCPWNRFSKPHSEPLFNPNPDLLSFSKKDWLEITEETFRTVFKNSPIKRTKFDGLKRNIKFLQ, from the coding sequence ATGATTAATTCTAAAGAAAAATATTCGAAATTTATAAAAGAAGAAGCCAAAAGACTTGGTTTTCTTTCTTGTGGCATATCAAAAGCAGGTTTTTTGGAGCAAGAAGCGCCTCGACTTGAAAATTGGTTAAAAAATAACCGCAATGGTCAAATGGCCTATATGGAAAACCATTTTGACAAACGTTTAGATCCGACTTTATTAGTTGATGATGGTAAAAGTGTCGTATCTCTTTTGCTTAATTACTATCCGGATTCATTTCAAAACAATGAAAGTTTTAAGATCTCTAAATATGCTTACGGACAAGATTATCATTTTGTAATAAAAGATAAATTGAAAGAGCTTCTTCATTCTATTCAAGAAAACATCGGGGACGTTTCAGGACGTGCTTTTGTCGATTCTGCGCCAGTTTTAGATAAAGCTTGGGCGGCCAAAAGCGGTTTAGGCTGGATTGGAAAAAACAGTAATTTGCTTACCCAAAAAGTTGGCTCTTTTTACTTTATAGCCGAACTCATTATTGATTTAGAATTAGAATATGATCATGCTGTCACAGATCATTGTGGCTCTTGTACTGCCTGTATTGATGCCTGTCCCACGCAGGCAATTGTAGCTCCCTACATTGTTGATGGAAGCAAATGCATCTCTTATTACACCATCGAATTGAAAGAAAATCTTCCAGAAGAAATGAAAGGGAAGTTTGATGAATGGATGTTTGGCTGCGATACTTGCCAAGATGTTTGTCCATGGAATCGATTTTCAAAACCTCACTCAGAACCATTGTTTAATCCAAATCCAGATTTGCTTTCTTTTAGCAAAAAAGACTGGTTAGAGATTACGGAGGAAACTTTTCGAACAGTTTTTAAAAATTCACCTATCAAAAGAACAAAGTTTGACGGCTTAAAGCGTAATATCAAGTTTCTGCAATAA